One window of the Hypanus sabinus isolate sHypSab1 chromosome 13, sHypSab1.hap1, whole genome shotgun sequence genome contains the following:
- the LOC132403578 gene encoding interferon regulatory factor 6-like translates to MAMHPRRIRLKPWLLAQVDSGHYPGLQWLDEQRKHFQIPWRHATRHIPTQDDDNTIFRAWAVETGRYQQGIDGPDPAKWKANLRCALNKSREFKLIYDGTKETPMQPYKIYQVCDIQQSNGENNTPEANDYEWDDEDERQLQTLFPSMTLEDNASLPPYPTQSWPKQEVAASDSRVNGGLAHPTLPQGDLSHANLDQSELTQPNLVHGLVQPNIPPAAQGSIHPLPLQQVDQFPSLITSEMFINSLPLTDLDVKFQYRGKQMGSLITVSNPHGCRLYYGDLGPIPDQVELFGPVTLEQVRFPGTDQLSHEKQRYYTNHLLDVMDRGLILEIHGQDIYAIRLCQCKVYWSGPCANGASGPNPIEREKKIKLFSLENFLSELIMYQKGQVSVAPLYEIQLCFGEEWPDGKPKEKKLIMVQVIPVVARMMFEMFSGELSFDSGSIRLQISNPDLKDNVVFQFKELHRLLQQSQQGQGQWLMQPANPQ, encoded by the exons ATGGCCATGCACCCACGCAGGATTCGGTTAAAACCATGGCTCCTGGCACAGGTTGACAGCGGCCATTACCCTGGGCTCCAGTGGTTAGATGAGCAGCGGAAGCATTTTCAGATCCCGTGGCGGCATGCCACCAGGCACATCCCTACCCAGGATGATGACAACACCATTTTCCGG GCTTGGGCAGTGGAGACAGGCAGATATCAGCAGGGGATTGACGGCCCGGATCCTGCTAAGTGGAAAGCAAATCTCCGCTGTGCACTCAACAAGAGCCGGGAGTTCAAACTGATCTATGACGGAACCAAGGAGACCCCAATGCAGCCATACAAGATCTACCAAGTGTGTGACATTCAGCAGTCTAATGGAGAAAACAACACTCCAG AGGCCAATGACTATGAGTGGGACGACGAGGATGAG CGTCAACTCCAAACTTTGTTCCCATCAATGACCTTGGAAG ATAATGCCAGCCTACCACCGTATCCAACCCAGTCCTGGCCGAAACAGGAGGTTGCAGCGTCAGATTCCCGTGTGAATGGAGGACTTGCTCACCCAACGCTCCCACAAGGGGACCTCTCCCACGCAAACCTCGATCAGAGTGAACTCACACAGCCAAACCTTGTCCATGGGCTTGTTCAGCCAAATATCCCTCCAGCAGCTCAAGGGTCAATTCATCCACTCCCATTGCAGCAAGTGGATCAGTTCCCATCACTGATCACTTCTGAAATGTTTATCAACTCTCTGCCAT TGACGGACCTGGATGTGAAATTCCAGTACCGAGGGAAACAGATGGGATCATTGATCACTGTCAGCAATCCTCATGGCTGCCGCCTGTACTACGGTGACCTAGGCCCTATCCCAGACCAAGTGGAGCTCTTTGGACCCGTTACCCTAGAGCAGGTCCGTTTCCCCGGCACAGACCAGTTGTCTCATGAGAAGCAGCGGTATTACACTAACCACCTGTTGGATGTCATGGACCGGGGTCTGATTCTGGAGATCCATGGACAAGATATCTATGCCATTCGTCTATGCCAGTGTAAAGTGTACTGGTCAGGACCATGTGCTAATGGAGCATCAGGACCTAACCCCattgagagagagaagaagatcaagcttttcagtttggAGAACTTTCTTAGTG AATTGATAATGTACCAGAAGGGGCAAGTGAGTGTTGCCCCTCTGTATGAGATCCAACTCTGCTTTGGTGAGGAGTGGCCCGATGGAAAGCCCAAGGAAAAGAAGCTGATTATGGTGCAG GTGATTCCAGTTGTGGCACGGATGATGTTTGAGATGTTTTCTGGAGAGCTGTCATTTGATAGCGGGAGCATCCGTCTCCAGATTTCCAACCCAGACCTTAAGGACAATGTGGTATTTCAGTTTAAGGAACTCCACCGGTTGCTGCAGCAGTCCCAGCAGGGCCAGGGGCAGTGGTTAATGCAACCTGCTAACCCACAGTGA